CAATTACTCCGGATGGAAAATTGACTTATGTCGTGAATAGAGGCATTGGCGACCCTACTACTGTATCGGTAATAGACATAAAGACTCACAGCGTAGTCGCTACTGTGGCTGTAGGGGCTACATCAAGATCAGTCGCCATAACACCGGATGGTAAATTAGCGTATGTCACAAATAGTTCTACCCAAAGTAATAACGTATCAGTTATTGATACGAAAACGCACTCGGTTATTGCTACCATTCCAGTGGGAATTGAGCCGACTGGGGTTGAAATTACACCGGATGGAAAACTAGCCTATGTATCGAATAGAGGCAACAGCAACGTGTCGGTTATTGACACTAAGACAAACTCCGTTATTGCCACTGTTCCGTTGATAGGGGGCAGTGCGTCTGAAAATATCGCCATCTCTCCTAATGGAAAAACTGTTTATATCCCTGAGTTTAATGTTATTGGTACTGTATCGGTTATTGATACGAAAACCCACACTGTTGTTGCCATCGTGTCTGTCGAGTCGAGGCCACTATTTGCGGAGTTTACCCCAGATGGAAAAATTGTATATGTTGTTAATCGAACTGAGGTTAATGCTCTTGGTTCAGTATCGGTAATCGACACTAAGACTCACTCTGTCATTGCAACAATTCCAATAGGAAATGTAGGAGATAGGCCGAGGCAAGTTGCTATCACACCAGATGGTAAATTAGCGTATGTAGCTTCTTTGGATGGAGATACAGTAACGGTCATTGATACAAAAACACATTTAATTATTGCTACTGTTCAAGTAGGAAGTAGTGTGAATTTTAGGTTCGTCGAATTTACATCCGACGGAAAATTAGCATATGTTGGAAATGAAGACGATGGCACAGTCTCAGTAATCGACGTAAAAACACATTCTGTTGTCGCAACTGTTCCTGTTGAATCTAACCCTGTAGCGATAGCTTTCATACCTTAAGAAAGTCAGTTTATTTACTGGCTTTCTTAATTACAATAAAAGAAGTATTTTATGAAAAAATAAAAGCCCACATTTTATTAGGCTCATCTATTAATAGAGGTTGCTTTAATTTCTTGTAACCATTTATCAATGGCTGCTTTAGGGAAGAAGAGCTCACCCTTAATTTTTAAATAAGGTATTTCGCTTTTACCATTTGAATCTGGGAATAGCTGAGTTACTTGTTCATCGCTTATACCCAAATATTCGGATAATTGTGTGGCAGTTAACAATTGACCTTGTGTCGTATCCATTGTGTATGATTTAGTGGCTTCAATTCCATCAGACAATTGTTCTGCAATTATTCGATTGCCTTCCTTTAACCCATTTGAAATAAACCAACTACCTATTACAATACAAATTGCTAAGGTAAATAATGATCTTGCAATTAAGTTTTCTTTCATAGATTTT
This Bacillus sp. SM2101 DNA region includes the following protein-coding sequences:
- a CDS encoding helix-turn-helix domain-containing protein, which gives rise to MKENLIARSLFTLAICIVIGSWFISNGLKEGNRIIAEQLSDGIEATKSYTMDTTQGQLLTATQLSEYLGISDEQVTQLFPDSNGKSEIPYLKIKGELFFPKAAIDKWLQEIKATSINR
- a CDS encoding cytochrome D1 domain-containing protein, yielding MVLAYVLNSNENGTVSVIDTKTHSVIANVVVGNRPIDIAITPDGKLTYVVNRGIGDPTTVSVIDIKTHSVVATVAVGATSRSVAITPDGKLAYVTNSSTQSNNVSVIDTKTHSVIATIPVGIEPTGVEITPDGKLAYVSNRGNSNVSVIDTKTNSVIATVPLIGGSASENIAISPNGKTVYIPEFNVIGTVSVIDTKTHTVVAIVSVESRPLFAEFTPDGKIVYVVNRTEVNALGSVSVIDTKTHSVIATIPIGNVGDRPRQVAITPDGKLAYVASLDGDTVTVIDTKTHLIIATVQVGSSVNFRFVEFTSDGKLAYVGNEDDGTVSVIDVKTHSVVATVPVESNPVAIAFIP